The following proteins are co-located in the Camelina sativa cultivar DH55 chromosome 12, Cs, whole genome shotgun sequence genome:
- the LOC109127926 gene encoding uncharacterized protein LOC109127926, producing the protein MPNGWIKSLQCKSKAFDDVCNFKTKPLISSSYGCSRKSSNCVKDVIDTRLLGNKNPKPDQNLRRLKSCRTETELLNSQTRTRRSKSARSSETLTELPDGHPSRNVVEIIFQSSWSSDEFPGRIEMIFKVENGARTVTRFEDFTTLL; encoded by the coding sequence ATGCCAAACGGGTGGATCAAGTCATTGCAATGCAAATCAAAAGCGTTCGATGATGTCTGTAACTTCAAAACTAAACCACTAATCTCGTCGAGTTACGGTTGTAGTCGAAAGAGCTCAAACTGCGTCAAAGACGTGATCGATACACGATTATTAGGTAACAAAAACCCGAAACCAGACCAGAATCTAAGGCGTTTGAAGTCTTGTCGAACCGAAACAGAGCTTCTTAACTCGCAAACCCGAACCAGAAGAAGCAAATCTGCCCGATCATCCGAAACGCTGACCGAGCTTCCCGATGGTCACCCGTCAAGGAACGTAGTGGAGATCATATTCCAGTCAAGCTGGAGCTCCGACGAGTTTCCGGGTCGGATAGAGATGATTTTCAAAGTGGAAAACGGGGCGAGGACTGTGACCCGGTTCGAGGA
- the LOC104731251 gene encoding probable lipid phosphate phosphatase beta isoform X1 — MSPSTAAIFVGPILAVDAAVSRAIHTAAKPFLPPFLLLFLEISADFRFSFPVSLSLLLSPPLRSFLVPFLLGLLFDLIFVGLVKLIFRRARPAYNHPSMSAAVSADHYSFPSGHASRVFFVAASVHFFSAVVKAPMVGPTYSFLDGWIRDHNDGVVKGEVVVAVWIWATLTAISRILLGRHYVLDVAAGACLGILEALFALRFLRFDELIFGRVFR, encoded by the exons ATGTCTCCGTCGACGGCGGCGATTTTCGTCGGTCCAATCTTAGCGGTGGACGCCGCCGTATCTCGCGCAATTCACACGGCGGCGAAACCTTTCCTCCCACCGTTTCTTCTCCTATTCCTCGAAATCTCAGCTGATTTCAGATTCTCCTTCCCCGTATCACTTTCCCTCCTCCTCTCCCCTCCATTACGCTCTTTCCTCGTCCCATTCCTTCTCGGCCTCCTCTTCGATCTAATCTTCGTCGGACTCGTGAAATTAATCTTCCGTCGTGCTCGTCCCGCTTACAATCACCCTTCAATGTCCGCCGCTGTATCAGCCGATCACTATTCTTTTCCCTCAGGTCACGCGTCTCGCGTCTTCTTCGTTGCCGCATCTGTTCACTTCTTCTCAGCTGTTGTCAAAGCTCCCATGGTTGGTCCAACCTACTCTTTCTTAGATGGATGGATCAGAGATCATAACGATGGCGTTGTGAAAGGAGAGGTTGTGGTGGCTGTATGGATCTGGGCAACATTGACTGCGATCTCTAGGATTCTATTAGGGAGACATTACGTTCTCGATGTAGCTGCTGGTGCTTGCTTAGGGATTCTAGAAGCTCTCTTTGCTCTTCGGTTTCTGAGATTTGATGAATTGATCTTTGGAAG AGTCTTTCGTTAA
- the LOC104731251 gene encoding probable lipid phosphate phosphatase beta isoform X2 — translation MSPSTAAIFVGPILAVDAAVSRAIHTAAKPFLPPFLLLFLEISADFRFSFPVSLSLLLSPPLRSFLVPFLLGLLFDLIFVGLVKLIFRRARPAYNHPSMSAAVSADHYSFPSGHASRVFFVAASVHFFSAVVKAPMVGPTYSFLDGWIRDHNDGVVKGEVVVAVWIWATLTAISRILLGRHYVLDVAAGACLGILEALFALRFLRFDELIFGRT, via the exons ATGTCTCCGTCGACGGCGGCGATTTTCGTCGGTCCAATCTTAGCGGTGGACGCCGCCGTATCTCGCGCAATTCACACGGCGGCGAAACCTTTCCTCCCACCGTTTCTTCTCCTATTCCTCGAAATCTCAGCTGATTTCAGATTCTCCTTCCCCGTATCACTTTCCCTCCTCCTCTCCCCTCCATTACGCTCTTTCCTCGTCCCATTCCTTCTCGGCCTCCTCTTCGATCTAATCTTCGTCGGACTCGTGAAATTAATCTTCCGTCGTGCTCGTCCCGCTTACAATCACCCTTCAATGTCCGCCGCTGTATCAGCCGATCACTATTCTTTTCCCTCAGGTCACGCGTCTCGCGTCTTCTTCGTTGCCGCATCTGTTCACTTCTTCTCAGCTGTTGTCAAAGCTCCCATGGTTGGTCCAACCTACTCTTTCTTAGATGGATGGATCAGAGATCATAACGATGGCGTTGTGAAAGGAGAGGTTGTGGTGGCTGTATGGATCTGGGCAACATTGACTGCGATCTCTAGGATTCTATTAGGGAGACATTACGTTCTCGATGTAGCTGCTGGTGCTTGCTTAGGGATTCTAGAAGCTCTCTTTGCTCTTCGGTTTCTGAGATTTGATGAATTGATCTTTGGAAG GACCTGA